The Gemmatimonadaceae bacterium genome has a segment encoding these proteins:
- a CDS encoding amidohydrolase family protein, with protein sequence MTLPISFRARARRAVILGGVLLVAAARTGAQAAPYDIVIRNGRVIDPESKLDAVRTIGIRNGKIATITTGPLTGRKTIDATGLVVAPGFIDLHAHGQDDENYRLFAQDGVTTALELEVGTEDVPRFYADRAGKALINFGAAASHLRSRMVVLGDNGIAKGTLLPLDSAGYRVATDAQIAEMRRLIDRGLDAGGLGVGMGLQYTPAATKYEVLEAFRSAARRHAPVFVHTRSWGDTDPGSSVESYMEVIAASAISGAPLHIVHLNSTSLAATPRTLAMVADAQRRGLDVTAEAYPYIAGMTEMASPLLDRYVNGPDSLFKTLLLPRTGERLTRATFLANRKPGEVVILFANTPEMEAMAITSPLTAIATDGRINQGIGHPRAAGTFARVLGYYVRETHQLTLMQAITKMTLMPARRLETVAPAFTQKGRLRVGADADVTIFDAATVTDKSTFAQPALPSEGVRHVLVNGVAVITDGRVVDGVFPGRGARGPSRP encoded by the coding sequence ATGACGCTCCCGATCTCCTTCCGCGCGCGCGCGCGGCGCGCCGTGATTCTCGGTGGTGTGCTCCTCGTCGCGGCGGCACGCACCGGCGCGCAGGCGGCGCCCTACGACATCGTCATCCGCAACGGCCGCGTCATCGATCCCGAATCCAAGCTCGATGCCGTCCGCACCATCGGCATCCGCAACGGCAAGATCGCCACGATCACGACCGGCCCCCTCACCGGGCGCAAGACCATCGATGCCACGGGCCTCGTCGTTGCGCCCGGCTTCATCGACCTGCACGCGCACGGACAGGACGACGAGAACTATCGCCTCTTCGCGCAGGACGGCGTCACCACGGCGCTCGAACTTGAAGTGGGCACCGAGGATGTGCCGCGCTTCTACGCCGACCGCGCGGGCAAGGCGCTCATCAACTTTGGCGCCGCCGCCAGTCATCTGCGGAGCCGCATGGTGGTGCTTGGCGACAACGGTATCGCCAAGGGCACGCTGCTCCCCCTCGACTCCGCGGGATATCGGGTGGCCACCGACGCGCAGATCGCCGAGATGCGCCGTCTGATCGACCGCGGCCTCGATGCCGGTGGGCTCGGCGTCGGCATGGGGCTCCAGTACACCCCCGCCGCCACCAAGTACGAGGTGCTCGAAGCCTTCCGCAGCGCCGCCCGCCGCCACGCGCCCGTGTTCGTGCACACGCGCTCCTGGGGCGACACCGACCCGGGCAGCTCGGTGGAGTCGTACATGGAGGTGATCGCCGCCAGTGCCATCTCCGGCGCCCCGCTGCACATCGTGCACTTGAACTCCACGAGTCTTGCCGCCACGCCGCGCACCCTCGCCATGGTGGCCGACGCCCAACGGCGCGGCCTCGATGTCACGGCCGAAGCGTATCCCTACATCGCCGGCATGACCGAGATGGCGTCGCCGTTGCTCGATCGCTACGTCAACGGCCCCGACAGTCTGTTCAAGACGCTCCTGCTCCCACGCACCGGCGAACGGCTGACGCGCGCCACGTTCCTCGCCAATCGCAAACCCGGCGAAGTCGTGATCCTCTTCGCGAACACGCCGGAGATGGAGGCGATGGCCATTACGAGCCCACTGACCGCCATCGCGACCGACGGACGCATCAACCAGGGCATCGGCCATCCACGGGCCGCGGGGACCTTCGCCCGCGTCCTCGGCTACTACGTGCGCGAGACGCATCAGCTCACCCTCATGCAGGCGATCACCAAGATGACGCTCATGCCGGCGCGGCGGCTCGAGACCGTCGCCCCGGCCTTCACGCAGAAGGGGCGGCTGCGTGTTGGCGCCGATGCCGATGTCACCATCTTCGACGCTGCCACGGTGACGGACAAATCCACCTTCGCCCAGCCCGCCCTGCCGTCGGAGGGTGTTCGCCATGTCCTCGTGAACGGCGTCGCCGTGATCACTGATGGACGTGTGGTGGACGGGGTCTTTCCCGGGCGCGGCGCCCGCGGGCCCAGCCGCCCGTAG
- a CDS encoding ABC transporter six-transmembrane domain-containing protein codes for MASPGTTILRSVLRDHRGVLALTWTLYGIELIAGLARPYLLGSAVDGMLAGHYRGFTALVAAHLVYLVVGAARHMVDTRAFSGVYRSFVTRLVTQPDPAISLSRRSGLSVLTREMTDFLQYDVNYVVEALYNIIGSLLVMLLYDRIVAAICLGVLVPVTLTGRWYSTRAARLNREQYDELEQQVDVLGSNDPPRIAAHYDALRRTQVRLSDLEAANWGATELSVLVILSAALLLSTEPGALRLPVGAIVALYSYVQRFASGLETIPYTLQRVSALRDILRRVDDALATAQ; via the coding sequence ATGGCGTCTCCCGGCACGACCATCCTGCGCTCCGTCCTGCGCGATCACCGCGGTGTCCTCGCGCTCACCTGGACCCTCTATGGGATCGAGCTGATCGCCGGGCTCGCCCGCCCGTACCTGCTCGGGTCCGCAGTGGATGGCATGCTCGCCGGTCACTATCGCGGGTTCACCGCCCTCGTCGCCGCGCATCTCGTGTATCTGGTGGTTGGCGCGGCCCGCCACATGGTGGACACCCGGGCCTTCAGCGGCGTCTATCGCAGCTTTGTCACCCGGCTGGTGACGCAGCCGGATCCCGCCATCTCCCTGTCGCGGCGGTCGGGGCTCTCGGTGCTGACGCGGGAGATGACCGACTTCCTGCAGTACGACGTGAACTATGTCGTCGAAGCGCTCTACAACATCATCGGCTCGCTGCTGGTCATGCTGCTGTACGACCGCATCGTGGCGGCGATCTGCCTGGGGGTCCTCGTGCCGGTGACCCTCACCGGCCGCTGGTACAGCACGCGGGCGGCGCGCCTCAATCGGGAGCAGTACGACGAACTCGAGCAGCAGGTGGATGTGCTGGGGTCCAACGATCCACCGCGCATCGCCGCCCACTACGACGCCCTGCGCCGCACGCAGGTGCGGCTCTCCGACCTCGAAGCCGCCAACTGGGGCGCCACCGAGCTGAGTGTCCTCGTCATCCTCTCGGCGGCGCTGCTGCTGAGCACCGAACCCGGTGCCCTGCGGCTCCCCGTCGGCGCGATCGTCGCGCTCTACTCGTACGTGCAGCGCTTCGCGAGCGGGCTCGAAACCATTCCGTACACGCTGCAGCGGGTCAGCGCGCTGCGCGACATTCTGCGGCGCGTCGATGACGCGCTGGCGACCGCGCAGTAA
- a CDS encoding NAD(P)H-binding protein has protein sequence MASPRSAFLLGASGSVGQALFRALLASGAFARLVSLTRRSQPDQVAAARAAGVELREVMVPVMEAAALEAATRETVAACDGEVVGLSVLGIGAGTASLTIEQHRAVDVALNAAFARGLAASGRAVHFALMSAVGANANASASGSGAAGAPRYNRVKGESEVAVQASGIPVVSVFRPSMIIGSQHTPWLLEKLLPLVSFLTPARYTSITADQIAAAMVATSITVPTTSRVYHYPEMRAVASAGRAS, from the coding sequence ATGGCCTCCCCTCGTTCCGCCTTTCTCCTCGGTGCGTCCGGCTCGGTTGGGCAGGCGCTGTTTCGTGCGCTGCTCGCGAGCGGCGCCTTCGCGCGCCTCGTGTCGCTGACGCGCCGGTCGCAGCCCGACCAGGTGGCGGCCGCCCGCGCTGCCGGCGTCGAGTTGCGGGAAGTGATGGTGCCGGTCATGGAGGCGGCCGCCCTCGAAGCCGCGACGCGCGAGACGGTTGCCGCCTGCGACGGTGAGGTCGTGGGGCTCAGCGTGCTCGGGATCGGTGCGGGCACGGCCTCGCTCACGATTGAGCAGCATCGGGCCGTGGATGTCGCGCTCAACGCCGCGTTCGCACGCGGGCTCGCCGCGAGCGGGCGGGCGGTGCACTTCGCTCTCATGAGCGCCGTCGGCGCCAACGCCAACGCGTCGGCCTCCGGCTCGGGCGCGGCCGGCGCGCCCCGCTACAACCGTGTCAAAGGCGAGTCGGAGGTGGCGGTGCAGGCCAGTGGCATTCCGGTCGTGAGTGTCTTCCGGCCGTCGATGATCATCGGCTCGCAGCATACGCCGTGGCTGCTCGAAAAGCTGCTGCCGCTCGTGTCGTTCCTGACCCCGGCACGGTACACGTCCATCACCGCGGATCAGATCGCGGCGGCGATGGTGGCCACCTCCATCACCGTGCCGACGACGTCGCGCGTGTACCACTATCCGGAGATGCGCGCGGTGGCGTCGGCCGGGCGGGCATCGTAA
- a CDS encoding AraC family transcriptional regulator: MTSRRDRLTAGSTPTHRPLVGTVSATYLSGIWQFAVSCGADAQRLLSAIALSEGDLADPDRRLPLDAARALFAAAAHELQAPAFALTFGVGVPCTTLTLAAALAAAQPDEAATAPTPGAGRTLRDALEGLNRYASLGIDFGAHAPAQRFRFVEGAPGVWLEDCRPDHAHGYDWPALTESVFARFATGIRRRGGEAIVRALDVSHAPPTDAAHRAAYDAVFRAPVTFGAARNAICLDPAFLEQPLEPLPRPVQTVLTRHADAQLQRVHEASSRRSWQHQVDVLLRAHPGADIQTVCRALAMSRHTLHRRLRDEGTTFAAVQAAARQRLARAMLVEGGLPVTVVAARLGFSEPGAFSRAYKRWTGMPPSAAREHEPNPTRLTMPARPTPPRASPDSGTRATSSAR, encoded by the coding sequence ATGACGTCTCGTCGCGATCGCTTGACCGCCGGTAGCACCCCAACGCATCGCCCGCTCGTCGGCACCGTCTCGGCGACGTATCTCAGCGGGATCTGGCAGTTCGCGGTCTCCTGTGGCGCCGACGCGCAGCGGCTGTTGTCGGCGATCGCGTTGTCGGAGGGCGACCTCGCCGACCCCGACCGTCGCCTTCCACTCGACGCCGCACGCGCGCTCTTCGCGGCGGCCGCGCACGAGCTCCAGGCGCCCGCTTTCGCGCTCACCTTTGGCGTGGGGGTTCCCTGCACCACGCTCACGCTCGCGGCGGCCCTCGCGGCGGCGCAGCCAGACGAGGCGGCGACCGCGCCGACGCCTGGTGCCGGGCGTACCCTGCGCGACGCACTCGAGGGGCTCAATCGCTACGCGTCGCTCGGCATCGATTTCGGCGCCCATGCGCCGGCGCAGCGGTTCCGGTTCGTCGAGGGGGCGCCGGGCGTGTGGCTCGAGGATTGTCGCCCCGATCACGCGCACGGCTACGACTGGCCCGCGCTCACCGAATCGGTGTTCGCACGCTTCGCCACCGGCATCCGCCGCCGTGGCGGCGAGGCGATCGTGCGCGCTCTCGACGTCTCGCATGCGCCGCCCACGGACGCCGCCCATCGCGCCGCGTATGACGCCGTGTTCCGCGCGCCGGTCACCTTTGGCGCCGCACGCAACGCGATCTGCCTGGATCCGGCCTTTCTCGAGCAGCCGCTCGAGCCGTTGCCACGGCCCGTACAGACCGTGCTGACCCGTCACGCCGACGCGCAGCTGCAGCGCGTGCACGAGGCCTCGTCGCGCCGGTCGTGGCAGCACCAGGTCGACGTGCTGCTCCGCGCCCATCCCGGGGCGGATATCCAAACGGTCTGTCGCGCGCTCGCGATGAGCCGTCACACGTTGCACCGCCGTCTGCGCGACGAAGGGACCACATTTGCCGCCGTGCAGGCGGCCGCGCGGCAGCGACTCGCGCGGGCGATGCTGGTGGAGGGGGGATTGCCGGTCACCGTCGTCGCGGCGCGCCTCGGGTTCTCCGAACCGGGCGCCTTCTCGCGCGCCTACAAACGCTGGACGGGCATGCCGCCCAGCGCCGCGCGCGAACACGAGCCCAATCCGACGCGCCTTACGATGCCCGCCCGGCCGACGCCACCGCGCGCATCTCCGGATAGTGGTACACGCGCGACGTCGTCGGCACGGTGA
- a CDS encoding DUF2306 domain-containing protein, whose amino-acid sequence MHVVPEATRRPTPLRGFAGTALLTTLAAGQLLFLAYVLGSYGRSALRGDPAAWAHFSARGWAPGDVAGNSAMAAHVLLAAGVLLAGTLQLLPAVRRHVPALHRWSGRVYLTGCLVAATSGLWLVWVRGTVGDRAQHVAISGNALLLGLCAVMAWRTARARQFAVHRVWALRTYLVAGGVFYFRIVLALWLLVFRRPVGFDPTTFSGPFLTTLAFGVYVVGPLLLFEGFRRAAAQPGRVARAVMTVVTGVLTLVAGLGALAAVLVLWLPKLRG is encoded by the coding sequence ATGCACGTAGTTCCAGAGGCAACACGACGGCCGACGCCGCTCCGGGGTTTCGCAGGGACGGCGCTCCTGACGACGCTGGCCGCCGGGCAGCTCCTCTTTCTGGCCTATGTGCTTGGCAGCTACGGACGGAGCGCGCTCCGTGGCGACCCGGCGGCGTGGGCGCACTTCAGTGCACGCGGCTGGGCGCCCGGCGATGTCGCGGGGAACAGCGCGATGGCGGCCCATGTGCTTCTGGCGGCCGGCGTCCTGTTGGCGGGGACGCTCCAGCTGCTGCCCGCGGTGCGACGCCATGTGCCCGCGCTGCACCGGTGGAGCGGGCGCGTCTATCTGACCGGGTGTCTCGTCGCGGCAACGAGCGGGCTCTGGCTCGTCTGGGTACGCGGCACGGTGGGGGATCGCGCGCAGCATGTGGCCATCTCCGGCAATGCGCTGCTGCTGGGCCTCTGCGCGGTGATGGCCTGGCGGACCGCACGAGCTCGGCAGTTCGCGGTGCACCGGGTGTGGGCGTTGCGCACGTACCTCGTCGCCGGCGGGGTGTTCTACTTTCGGATCGTGTTGGCGCTCTGGTTGCTCGTGTTCCGGCGCCCCGTCGGCTTTGATCCGACGACGTTCAGCGGTCCGTTTCTCACGACGCTGGCCTTTGGCGTGTACGTGGTCGGGCCGCTACTGCTCTTCGAAGGATTTCGACGGGCGGCGGCGCAGCCGGGACGCGTGGCTCGCGCGGTGATGACAGTGGTCACCGGAGTGCTGACGCTGGTCGCCGGGCTGGGGGCGCTGGCCGCCGTGCTGGTGCTGTGGCTGCCCAAGCTCCGGGGCTAG
- a CDS encoding STAS domain-containing protein — translation MEVTTRTVGDVTIVAIHGSLDSNTAPEAKPSLDAVGTSPARKVAVDFSGLDYVSSAGLRILLGLAKQLSAKGGALRTFGLNQSVREVFEISGFATILKAFPTEADALNGF, via the coding sequence ATGGAAGTCACCACGCGGACCGTTGGCGATGTCACCATCGTCGCCATCCATGGCAGCCTCGACAGTAACACGGCACCCGAGGCCAAGCCGTCGCTCGACGCCGTCGGCACGTCGCCCGCCCGGAAGGTCGCCGTGGACTTCTCGGGGCTCGACTACGTCAGCAGCGCCGGGCTCCGCATCCTGCTCGGGCTCGCCAAGCAATTGAGTGCCAAGGGCGGCGCCCTCCGCACCTTTGGTCTCAATCAGTCGGTGCGTGAAGTGTTCGAGATCTCCGGCTTTGCCACCATCCTCAAGGCGTTTCCCACCGAGGCCGACGCGCTGAACGGCTTCTGA
- a CDS encoding ATP-binding protein, whose translation MSAAFQMMIGSAPGEVAAVLDAFACFATPNRMPDAMRRDLLVVLDELLANVVMHGVGTQPNGQASVTVQLLPDAVTVAVADNGPPFDPLARAQPDTTLSVDERPIGGLGIYLVQRLVDDVQYARDAHHNVLTLTKRLPDGWSPDSEGAS comes from the coding sequence ATGTCGGCAGCGTTCCAGATGATGATCGGCTCGGCCCCCGGCGAGGTGGCCGCCGTCCTGGACGCGTTCGCCTGCTTTGCCACCCCCAACCGCATGCCCGATGCGATGCGGCGGGATCTGCTCGTGGTGCTGGATGAACTGCTCGCCAACGTCGTGATGCACGGGGTGGGTACGCAGCCCAATGGTCAGGCCAGCGTGACCGTGCAGCTGCTCCCCGACGCGGTGACGGTGGCGGTGGCCGACAACGGGCCGCCCTTCGATCCGCTCGCCCGGGCACAGCCGGACACCACGCTCTCCGTCGACGAGCGCCCCATCGGGGGGCTCGGCATCTATCTCGTGCAGCGGCTCGTCGATGACGTGCAGTACGCGCGCGACGCGCACCACAATGTTCTGACCCTTACCAAGCGACTCCCCGACGGGTGGTCGCCCGACTCGGAAGGAGCCTCCTGA
- a CDS encoding sigma-70 family RNA polymerase sigma factor: MVSNLGAIGVYLDRTTVTTDELDRAAIRRYLEGEPAAARELVERYERPLFTVALRMLGNAQDAEDVTQAVFGRVFRDLHSYDTTHRFFSWVYRMTVNAALNAQRDRKALVPLEDESALPAVGGGADDALAVEEQVSKALSELKPDDRTIVVLRYFQSLSYDEIADVLGIPAKTVKSRLFTARERLRVLLLAHEG, encoded by the coding sequence ATGGTCTCCAACCTTGGCGCGATTGGTGTGTATTTGGATCGAACGACGGTCACAACCGACGAACTAGACCGCGCTGCGATCCGCCGCTACCTCGAGGGCGAACCGGCCGCGGCCCGGGAGTTGGTCGAGCGGTATGAGCGACCGTTGTTCACCGTAGCGCTCCGGATGCTCGGCAATGCGCAGGACGCCGAAGACGTGACGCAGGCGGTGTTCGGCCGGGTGTTTCGCGATCTGCACAGCTACGACACGACCCATCGGTTTTTCAGCTGGGTCTATCGGATGACGGTGAACGCGGCGCTCAACGCGCAGCGGGATCGCAAGGCCCTGGTTCCCCTCGAAGACGAATCGGCGCTCCCCGCGGTTGGTGGCGGCGCGGACGATGCCCTCGCGGTGGAAGAACAGGTGAGCAAAGCGTTGTCGGAACTGAAGCCGGATGATCGCACCATTGTGGTGCTGCGCTACTTCCAATCCCTGTCGTACGATGAGATCGCTGATGTCCTCGGCATTCCCGCCAAAACCGTCAAGTCGCGCCTGTTCACGGCGCGCGAGCGGTTGCGCGTGCTGCTGCTCGCGCACGAGGGGTGA
- a CDS encoding PrsW family intramembrane metalloprotease — protein sequence MFALGVALSVLPVLVLLGALVVIDSYKLVALRAVLLAVGVGAAMAALCYVVNLTLAPALGWPLLTYARYVSPVVEEVAKASFVVWLLSRNRIGFVVDAAIFGFAIGTGFALTENVYYVLAAPTAPVWTWLVRGIGTAVMHGCATAAFAMAARALHGQQAQLQLTRLLPGLLLGILLHSLYNHFLLQPLTAAGLVLLVFPWVAVWLFERSDRETRQWLGSGFDTDQALLQAMRAGALSGTPVGTYLTTVRQHFDPEVIVDMLCLLRLRAELGIRAKAVLMAREVGFEMEADPSLPEKFTELRYLERSIGTTGMRALQPFLHTSTQDLWQLNMLNEGNA from the coding sequence ATGTTCGCGCTCGGTGTCGCGTTGAGTGTGCTCCCGGTGCTGGTGCTGCTGGGGGCACTGGTGGTGATCGACAGCTACAAGCTGGTCGCCCTGCGCGCGGTCCTCCTCGCCGTTGGCGTGGGGGCGGCGATGGCGGCGCTCTGCTACGTGGTGAACCTCACGCTGGCCCCCGCGCTTGGCTGGCCCCTGCTGACGTACGCCCGCTACGTCTCGCCGGTGGTGGAAGAAGTGGCCAAGGCGTCGTTCGTGGTGTGGCTGTTGTCGCGCAATCGCATTGGCTTCGTGGTGGACGCCGCGATTTTCGGTTTCGCAATCGGCACGGGCTTCGCGCTGACCGAGAACGTGTACTACGTCCTGGCGGCACCGACCGCCCCGGTCTGGACCTGGCTGGTGCGCGGGATCGGCACCGCCGTCATGCACGGCTGCGCGACCGCCGCGTTTGCGATGGCCGCGCGCGCGCTGCATGGGCAGCAGGCGCAGCTGCAGCTCACGCGTCTCCTCCCGGGGCTGTTGCTGGGAATCCTGCTGCATTCACTCTACAATCACTTCCTGCTGCAACCGCTCACTGCGGCCGGCCTCGTCCTGCTCGTGTTCCCGTGGGTGGCGGTCTGGCTCTTCGAGCGCAGCGACCGGGAGACGCGGCAGTGGCTGGGCTCCGGCTTCGATACCGACCAGGCGTTGCTGCAGGCGATGCGTGCGGGGGCCTTGTCGGGCACCCCGGTGGGGACCTATCTGACGACGGTTCGCCAGCATTTCGATCCGGAAGTCATCGTGGACATGCTCTGCCTGCTTCGGCTGCGCGCCGAGCTGGGCATTCGCGCCAAGGCCGTACTGATGGCGCGCGAGGTGGGCTTCGAGATGGAGGCCGACCCGTCACTGCCGGAAAAGTTCACGGAGCTGCGCTACCTTGAACGGAGCATCGGCACGACGGGAATGCGTGCCCTGCAGCCGTTCCTGCATACCAGCACGCAGGACCTCTGGCAGTTGAACATGCTCAATGAGGGGAACGCATGA
- a CDS encoding SpoIIE family protein phosphatase, translating into MNRPMSAPPATVTTLRQLNKAMVVGRKEDTFAEQTNLLLAQHFLPYPIEDTQAALERLRKEKFDLVIVDAEAPGGGGPAFLKALRADAALRDLPVLARSPRDDAAALDQCLASGADDYLPREYGAAVLGRRMNAAIDRHRIKDSAAMRDEMRVARHIQRDFLPETLPSMAGLELQAALHPAKQVSGDFYDAFPLATGQLFFVVGDVCDKGVGAALFMALFRSLIRASADPEGGGATQVRNTATYAVSTAPDAETPAELLVRVAEFTNNYIARLHGRTNMFATVFMAIIDPQSGACTYLNAGHEPPLVVGAQGIVQEFRPTGPALGMMPDVPFGAVDSTLDHGHTLFAFTDGLVEARNPSGEEFGNARLRAMLQGKPGESATALVARFVNAVQLFGQQGDPHDDLTLLAATRL; encoded by the coding sequence ATGAACCGACCCATGTCCGCGCCACCGGCAACGGTGACGACGCTGCGCCAGCTCAACAAGGCCATGGTGGTCGGGCGGAAAGAGGACACGTTCGCAGAGCAGACCAACCTCCTGCTCGCGCAGCACTTTCTGCCGTACCCGATCGAAGACACGCAGGCCGCGCTCGAGCGGTTGCGGAAGGAAAAGTTCGATCTGGTGATTGTGGATGCCGAGGCCCCGGGGGGCGGCGGGCCGGCGTTTCTCAAGGCACTCCGTGCCGATGCGGCGCTGCGGGATCTGCCGGTGCTGGCGCGTTCGCCGCGCGATGATGCGGCGGCGCTGGACCAGTGCCTCGCGAGCGGTGCCGACGACTATCTCCCGCGGGAGTATGGCGCCGCCGTGCTCGGGCGGCGGATGAACGCGGCCATCGATCGGCATCGCATCAAGGACAGTGCGGCGATGCGCGATGAGATGCGCGTCGCGCGCCATATCCAGCGCGACTTCCTGCCGGAAACGTTGCCGTCGATGGCGGGCCTCGAACTGCAGGCGGCGCTGCATCCGGCCAAGCAGGTCTCCGGTGACTTCTACGACGCCTTCCCCTTGGCGACGGGGCAGCTGTTTTTCGTGGTGGGTGATGTGTGCGACAAGGGGGTCGGGGCGGCGCTGTTCATGGCGCTCTTCCGCAGCCTGATCCGTGCGAGCGCCGATCCGGAGGGCGGTGGCGCCACGCAGGTCCGCAATACGGCGACGTACGCCGTGAGCACGGCGCCCGACGCCGAGACGCCCGCCGAGCTTCTGGTGCGCGTGGCGGAGTTCACGAACAACTACATCGCGCGTCTGCACGGGCGCACGAACATGTTCGCCACGGTGTTCATGGCGATCATCGACCCGCAGTCGGGAGCGTGCACGTATCTCAACGCGGGGCACGAACCGCCGCTGGTCGTGGGCGCGCAGGGGATCGTGCAGGAGTTCCGCCCGACCGGTCCGGCGTTGGGCATGATGCCGGATGTGCCCTTCGGCGCGGTGGACAGCACGCTCGATCACGGCCACACGCTGTTCGCGTTTACGGACGGGCTGGTGGAGGCGCGCAATCCGAGCGGTGAAGAGTTCGGCAATGCGCGGTTGCGGGCGATGCTGCAGGGGAAGCCCGGCGAATCGGCCACGGCGCTCGTCGCGCGCTTCGTGAACGCGGTGCAGCTCTTCGGGCAGCAGGGGGATCCGCACGACGATCTGACGCTGCTGGCGGCGACGCGGTTGTAG
- a CDS encoding GNAT family N-acetyltransferase: MSVRFALVGPEGPPVVLEAARLLMSEYAALPHTAGRWTTIEADLAALPSPFVPPHGALVVVFLDEAAMACGAVRLLDAHTAEVRRMYVRPAARGRGLGEALLRTLLAQAHALGAERARLDTAPELASAIALYRKLGFRSIPRYLPEQLDDAVCFERALPITEAFGSRPDR, encoded by the coding sequence GTGTCCGTGCGCTTCGCGCTGGTGGGTCCGGAGGGGCCTCCGGTGGTGCTCGAGGCCGCACGGTTGCTGATGAGCGAGTACGCGGCGCTGCCGCATACCGCCGGGCGCTGGACGACGATCGAGGCCGACCTCGCCGCGCTCCCGAGCCCGTTCGTCCCCCCGCACGGTGCGCTCGTCGTGGTCTTTCTGGACGAGGCCGCGATGGCGTGCGGGGCAGTTCGCCTGCTCGATGCGCACACCGCGGAAGTGAGACGCATGTACGTGCGGCCGGCGGCGCGGGGGCGCGGACTTGGTGAGGCGCTCTTGCGCACGCTGCTCGCGCAGGCGCATGCGCTGGGGGCCGAGCGGGCGCGCCTGGATACCGCGCCCGAGCTGGCGTCGGCGATTGCGCTCTATCGTAAGCTGGGCTTCAGGTCTATTCCGCGATATCTGCCGGAGCAGCTGGATGATGCGGTGTGCTTTGAACGCGCGCTGCCGATTACTGAGGCGTTCGGCTCGCGGCCGGATCGGTGA